The following are from one region of the Ruficoccus sp. ZRK36 genome:
- a CDS encoding ABC transporter ATP-binding protein, whose product MPSPIIEIENLSKLYRLGTVGAGSLRESLEQFWTTRVRGRPLQDWNKRAKLKIPDGRAGPRPNTMWALRETSLTINEGETVGIIGRNGAGKSTLLKLLSRITEPTGGRAIIRGRVSSLLEVGTGFHPELTGRENIFLNGTILGMSRREIWEKLDAIIEFSEIGAFVDTPVKRYSSGMTVRLAFAVAAHLEPDVLIVDEVLAVGDAAYQKKCIDKMRDVAAQGRTVLFVSHQLSTLANLCERAILLHDGQLQADGPSREVIGQYLNSGSERTHQQVWDSVETAPGDDTARLHSVTVFSDGLPTENVESDHEIVVEIQYWCLRDGARINPAFILLDKIGTPIFSSPNLPSARLGEDAWGYQPHPQGLYRARITIPADFLSDGLYRGHVALQTDASELNAWQENVVTLMVHDTGSMRGEYHNYWMGLIRTRFAWETDKIE is encoded by the coding sequence ATGCCTTCGCCCATCATAGAAATCGAAAACCTCAGTAAGCTCTACCGGCTCGGCACAGTCGGGGCCGGCTCTTTACGCGAATCCCTGGAGCAGTTTTGGACGACCCGTGTTCGTGGTCGCCCCCTTCAGGACTGGAATAAACGCGCAAAGCTGAAAATCCCGGACGGACGCGCCGGTCCTCGCCCCAATACCATGTGGGCCCTGCGGGAAACTTCGCTCACCATCAACGAGGGTGAAACTGTCGGGATCATCGGCCGTAATGGCGCGGGGAAGTCCACCCTTCTCAAGCTACTCTCGCGTATCACCGAGCCCACAGGCGGGCGCGCCATTATCCGCGGGCGTGTCTCCTCGCTCCTGGAGGTCGGCACGGGCTTCCACCCCGAGCTAACCGGACGCGAAAACATCTTCCTCAACGGCACCATCCTTGGCATGAGCCGACGCGAGATCTGGGAGAAGCTCGACGCGATTATTGAATTCTCCGAAATCGGCGCTTTTGTCGACACACCGGTCAAGCGCTACTCCAGCGGTATGACTGTGCGCCTGGCCTTTGCGGTAGCCGCCCACCTGGAGCCCGATGTGCTCATCGTGGACGAAGTCCTCGCCGTCGGCGACGCAGCCTACCAGAAGAAGTGCATCGACAAGATGCGTGACGTCGCCGCTCAGGGCCGCACCGTGCTCTTCGTCAGCCACCAGCTTTCCACCCTGGCCAACCTCTGCGAGCGAGCCATCCTCCTGCATGACGGCCAGCTCCAGGCCGACGGGCCCTCCCGCGAAGTCATTGGCCAGTACCTCAACAGCGGCTCAGAGCGCACCCACCAGCAGGTCTGGGACTCCGTGGAGACGGCCCCCGGAGACGACACCGCGCGACTGCACAGCGTCACCGTATTCAGCGACGGCCTGCCGACCGAGAACGTCGAGAGCGACCACGAGATCGTAGTGGAAATTCAATACTGGTGCCTCCGGGACGGCGCACGCATCAACCCCGCCTTTATCCTGCTGGATAAAATCGGGACCCCCATTTTCTCATCCCCCAATCTGCCATCCGCGCGTCTTGGCGAAGATGCCTGGGGCTATCAGCCGCACCCTCAGGGGCTCTACCGCGCGCGCATCACCATCCCCGCCGATTTCCTTAGCGACGGACTCTATCGGGGCCATGTCGCCCTCCAGACCGATGCCTCTGAGCTCAACGCCTGGCAGGAAAATGTCGTCACGCTGATGGTGCATGACACCGGCTCCATGCGCGGCGAGTACCACAACTACTGGATGGGCCTCATCCGTACCCGCTTCGCCTGGGAAACCGATAAGATTGAATAA
- a CDS encoding glycosyltransferase family 4 protein, whose amino-acid sequence MTAPASNTPAIFALPEWLPHLGGLATFYAQLARCRSELGLPTIILTTQKGAEDPGWPGVEVVSILKEKNERFVQLCQTLPEHWEVAALALSTGDAMRNWLKDHAPSGAVVFAAEFMGYASCLRGPDLPPLVVTAHGSLGQIAARSHGGPPSPDLPLLRLLESDALLRAHAVSAYSPANATEWTKALGREVPCVDPPYFVSQNLDTPTANRPKESLTGVVLGRLQDWKGAQVLAKALDKLQSECPVRIDWYGSDTPTAPGGQSMASWLEKSYPGIWQKSFHWHGPLPREEAIARQAEADFALIPSHWDTLNFTVLEAMAAAKPVLVSTGAGASYLIENGVNGLVFPVDDSDALARTLQHLIKTPARLPALGQAARETLAERFTPTACTANYTALAHRATEAASSTLSTYTADSAGSILLPLLEAITHADTLPRHSGRDLLNALTRKLSQQLGIDHLS is encoded by the coding sequence ATGACTGCCCCCGCCTCAAACACACCTGCGATCTTCGCACTGCCTGAGTGGCTTCCCCACCTCGGCGGGCTGGCGACATTTTACGCACAGCTGGCTCGTTGCCGCAGCGAGCTGGGACTGCCGACCATTATCCTCACCACACAGAAGGGCGCCGAGGACCCCGGCTGGCCGGGTGTCGAGGTCGTCTCGATCCTTAAAGAAAAAAACGAGCGCTTCGTCCAACTCTGCCAGACGCTCCCCGAACACTGGGAGGTCGCAGCGCTTGCCCTCTCGACGGGCGATGCCATGCGCAACTGGTTAAAGGATCACGCCCCGTCCGGAGCCGTTGTTTTCGCCGCTGAGTTCATGGGCTATGCATCCTGCCTGCGCGGGCCCGACCTCCCTCCGCTCGTCGTCACCGCGCATGGGTCTCTGGGGCAGATTGCCGCGCGCTCACACGGCGGGCCACCCTCGCCCGATCTTCCCCTCCTGCGCCTCCTTGAGTCGGACGCACTCCTGCGGGCACACGCAGTCAGTGCCTACAGCCCGGCCAACGCAACAGAGTGGACAAAGGCCCTCGGGCGTGAAGTCCCCTGCGTGGACCCGCCTTACTTTGTGTCACAGAATTTGGATACGCCAACAGCGAACCGGCCCAAGGAGAGCCTCACCGGTGTCGTTCTCGGCCGACTCCAGGACTGGAAGGGGGCACAGGTCCTCGCCAAAGCACTGGATAAGCTTCAGAGCGAATGCCCCGTCCGCATCGACTGGTATGGCAGCGACACGCCCACCGCGCCCGGCGGTCAATCCATGGCCAGCTGGCTCGAAAAGAGCTACCCCGGCATCTGGCAAAAAAGCTTTCACTGGCACGGTCCTCTGCCCCGTGAGGAAGCCATCGCGCGTCAAGCCGAGGCAGACTTTGCCCTCATACCTTCGCACTGGGACACCCTGAACTTCACTGTGCTGGAAGCCATGGCTGCCGCGAAGCCCGTGCTGGTCTCCACCGGTGCCGGTGCGTCTTACCTGATCGAAAACGGCGTCAACGGGCTAGTCTTCCCGGTCGATGACAGCGATGCTCTTGCACGCACGCTCCAGCACCTGATCAAGACACCCGCCCGCCTTCCAGCGTTGGGGCAAGCGGCACGCGAAACGCTGGCCGAGCGCTTTACGCCAACTGCCTGCACGGCAAACTACACCGCACTGGCCCATCGGGCTACGGAGGCTGCGTCATCGACGTTGAGCACCTACACCGCGGACAGTGCAGGCAGCATTCTGCTACCCCTACTCGAAGCAATAACTCACGCCGACACGCTGCCGCGACACAGTGGCCGCGATCTCCTAAACGCCCTCACCCGCAAGCTCAGCCAACAGCTTGGCATAGACCACCTCTCATGA
- a CDS encoding glycosyltransferase encodes MSSRPRISVLMPVYNAEQYLAEALGSILAQDGADFECIVVDDGSTDGSAGILEDFASHDDRLIIISRPNTGIVGALNDGLEQCSGYYLARMDADDVACPQRLARQAAFLDTHPEHVGVGCWVDYLDPEGEHIWTWKMDADSSHIEQRLLEGDIGGLVHPAMMLRLTDVQAVGGYRPECEYVEDYDLFLRLLDRGSFTVIEECLLGYRQHPASINATRDRDNRVAIKNRILAITRQERGLPPKTLSVTPVRTEETILRWVSLALLDNNWHSARKNTRRLLRTAPFTTAPWRALWRLAGAGIGKLRTRVGKSLHNNVAVS; translated from the coding sequence ATGAGCTCGCGTCCCCGCATCTCCGTGCTGATGCCGGTCTACAACGCCGAGCAGTACCTGGCCGAAGCGCTGGGTAGCATCCTTGCCCAGGACGGCGCAGACTTCGAGTGCATCGTTGTCGACGATGGCTCCACCGACGGCAGCGCAGGCATACTCGAAGATTTTGCCAGCCACGATGACCGCCTCATCATTATCTCTCGCCCCAATACCGGCATCGTCGGTGCACTCAACGATGGCCTTGAGCAATGCAGCGGCTACTACCTCGCCCGCATGGATGCCGATGATGTAGCCTGCCCGCAGCGTCTGGCCCGGCAGGCCGCGTTCCTGGATACCCACCCTGAGCACGTAGGCGTAGGCTGCTGGGTCGACTACCTGGACCCCGAGGGAGAACACATCTGGACCTGGAAGATGGATGCCGACTCCTCGCACATCGAGCAGCGACTCCTGGAGGGCGATATCGGAGGCCTCGTCCACCCGGCCATGATGCTCCGCCTGACCGATGTGCAAGCAGTCGGAGGCTATCGCCCTGAGTGCGAATATGTCGAAGACTATGATCTGTTCCTACGCCTGCTGGACCGGGGAAGTTTTACCGTCATCGAGGAGTGCCTGCTGGGCTATCGCCAACACCCAGCCAGTATCAATGCCACCCGCGACCGGGACAACCGCGTCGCCATAAAAAACCGCATTCTGGCCATCACCCGCCAGGAGCGTGGTCTTCCCCCCAAGACGCTCTCCGTGACACCCGTCCGCACCGAAGAGACCATCCTGAGATGGGTTAGCCTGGCCCTGCTCGACAACAACTGGCACAGCGCCCGCAAGAATACGCGTAGGCTGCTGCGAACCGCTCCCTTTACCACCGCCCCCTGGCGCGCCCTTTGGCGGCTGGCCGGTGCCGGCATCGGAAAACTACGGACACGCGTTGGGAAATCCCTGCATAACAATGTAGCCGTTTCATGA
- a CDS encoding glycosyltransferase family A protein produces the protein MNTAVAFIIFNRPDTAKRVFESIRQARPPRLYVIADGPRQNKPGEAEAVSATRAVIDSVDWPCEVTRLYSSENLGCKQRVYTGLNSVFEHEEQAIILEDDCLPDPTFFTYCETLLERYRDEEQVFHIGANQFQRPRLKRPYTYYFSKFPHCWGWATWRRAWRLIDLNLSTWDEAQPTLAHYMKSDIEQAFWGRIFGRIRENPAANSSWAYPWLYTMWARNCVAINSTVNLVENLGFGPDATHTVEGAWCLHRKAHPLKKLIPPASITLDEAADEHTFKCNHLLQETRGWKICWSRMRMSLGALRRKLLP, from the coding sequence ATGAATACAGCCGTAGCATTCATTATATTCAACCGCCCCGATACGGCCAAGCGCGTATTCGAATCCATCCGCCAGGCTCGCCCCCCGCGCCTATACGTCATCGCAGACGGCCCTCGCCAGAACAAGCCCGGTGAGGCCGAAGCCGTCTCCGCCACCCGCGCCGTCATCGACAGTGTCGACTGGCCGTGTGAAGTCACCCGCCTGTATAGCAGCGAAAACCTTGGCTGCAAACAGCGCGTATACACCGGGCTGAACTCGGTCTTTGAGCATGAGGAGCAGGCCATCATCCTGGAGGACGACTGCCTGCCCGACCCAACCTTTTTCACTTATTGCGAGACCCTACTGGAGAGGTACCGAGACGAGGAGCAGGTGTTTCATATCGGCGCCAACCAATTTCAGAGACCACGCCTGAAGCGCCCCTATACCTACTACTTCAGTAAATTCCCTCACTGCTGGGGGTGGGCGACATGGAGACGAGCCTGGCGCCTGATAGACCTCAACCTATCCACTTGGGATGAAGCCCAACCAACGCTTGCTCACTACATGAAAAGCGACATCGAGCAGGCATTCTGGGGGCGCATCTTTGGCCGTATTCGCGAGAATCCTGCCGCCAACAGCTCCTGGGCCTATCCGTGGCTCTACACCATGTGGGCTCGTAACTGCGTAGCGATCAACAGTACCGTGAATCTCGTCGAGAACCTTGGTTTCGGCCCGGATGCCACCCATACCGTCGAGGGCGCCTGGTGCCTCCACCGCAAGGCACACCCACTGAAAAAGCTCATTCCTCCCGCCAGCATCACCCTGGACGAAGCAGCGGATGAGCACACCTTTAAATGCAACCACCTGCTGCAAGAAACACGCGGGTGGAAAATCTGCTGGAGCCGGATGAGAATGTCCCTCGGCGCGCTACGCCGCAAACTACTCCCATGA
- a CDS encoding glycosyltransferase → MKRLLAISDHLDTGGAAIACGRILEAVSQCDPTLEISRIVQYAPEEPHPHTWRLSPHLTLQTWARRLKPLGLGALLEQATSRNLLDRFHRLLDQLQPDLINIHNIHGASNWGLELIEAALEHAPVVWTLHDMWSFTGGCAYSFECERFRTHCDSSCTCPPQSCKPEDKLLAASWEHRRRLFQHPNLYAVSPSHWLAQCATNGNGWPRERLSTIANPIDLDQYSPSLREHGREDLKLATGQTSALIVSEYLHQPRKGGHLIHEALRAITTPLTLLTMGNAPAKIENPNIQCKHLGYIADEATKARIFAAVDLLIHPAPVDNLPCVISEANACGTPIVGFPIGGVKEMIREGETGWLADELSAPSLTKAIRRALDDIAAGRTLRQSARAYASEAYNPQQLGQAYLSTFHQVLEASA, encoded by the coding sequence ATGAAACGCTTGCTCGCCATTTCGGACCATTTGGATACCGGCGGGGCTGCGATCGCCTGCGGCCGCATCCTGGAGGCAGTCAGCCAATGTGACCCGACCCTTGAGATCAGCCGCATCGTCCAATACGCGCCCGAGGAACCGCATCCCCATACCTGGCGCCTCAGCCCGCACCTCACTCTTCAGACCTGGGCTCGTCGCCTCAAGCCTCTTGGCCTCGGAGCACTTCTTGAGCAAGCGACTTCTCGCAATCTGCTAGACCGATTTCACCGCCTGCTGGATCAACTTCAACCAGACCTGATCAACATCCATAACATTCACGGGGCCTCCAACTGGGGGTTGGAGTTGATAGAGGCTGCGCTTGAGCACGCCCCCGTCGTATGGACCCTCCACGACATGTGGTCTTTCACCGGTGGCTGCGCTTATTCTTTCGAGTGCGAACGCTTTCGCACCCATTGCGACAGCTCCTGCACCTGCCCTCCCCAGTCCTGTAAGCCCGAAGACAAGCTGTTAGCCGCAAGCTGGGAGCACCGCCGCCGTCTGTTTCAGCATCCGAATCTCTATGCAGTCAGCCCGTCACACTGGCTGGCCCAATGCGCAACGAACGGCAATGGCTGGCCACGCGAGCGCCTTAGCACCATCGCCAACCCGATCGACCTCGACCAATACAGCCCCAGCCTGCGCGAGCACGGCCGCGAGGACCTAAAGCTGGCCACGGGACAAACATCAGCCCTGATCGTGAGCGAGTACCTCCATCAGCCCCGTAAGGGCGGGCACCTGATACATGAGGCGCTGCGAGCCATCACTACGCCACTGACCCTGTTGACGATGGGTAACGCTCCGGCTAAGATCGAGAACCCCAACATTCAATGTAAGCATCTCGGCTATATCGCCGACGAGGCAACCAAAGCCCGTATCTTTGCCGCGGTCGACCTACTCATCCACCCGGCCCCCGTTGACAACCTACCCTGCGTGATCAGCGAAGCCAACGCATGCGGCACGCCTATTGTCGGCTTTCCCATCGGAGGCGTGAAGGAAATGATACGTGAAGGCGAAACCGGCTGGTTAGCCGATGAGCTCTCGGCACCATCTCTGACCAAGGCCATACGCCGCGCCCTGGATGATATAGCCGCCGGGCGAACGCTCCGCCAGAGCGCCCGCGCCTATGCCTCCGAAGCCTACAACCCACAACAGCTCGGGCAAGCATACCTAAGCACCTTTCACCAAGTCCTCGAAGCTTCGGCATGA
- a CDS encoding WecB/TagA/CpsF family glycosyltransferase: MSNTHTILGIPFYTGSLEEIIETVVHDGGLLVAPSGPGLATLPDAPAYQQSVEHADVALTDSGLLVLLWNLTHRPRIPKISGYLFFRTLIQHTALREQGATFWIMPSEEEMHINLAWLNNEQGIPVTEDDCYVAPHYPAQGELHDETLVQLIEQRRPRFVFNNIGGGIQERLGYGLRQQLTYRPAIICTGAAIAFFTGQQANIPGWADKLHLGWLARIAADPRRYLPRYLAAVKLVPLFFRFGSQSPRTRT; encoded by the coding sequence ATGAGCAATACCCACACCATACTGGGAATCCCTTTCTATACGGGGTCCCTCGAGGAAATCATCGAGACAGTCGTCCACGACGGTGGTTTACTTGTCGCACCCTCGGGACCCGGGCTAGCCACGCTGCCCGACGCCCCCGCCTACCAGCAGTCCGTCGAGCACGCTGATGTCGCCCTCACTGACAGCGGCCTGCTCGTCCTGCTGTGGAATCTCACCCACCGGCCCCGCATTCCAAAGATTTCCGGCTACCTGTTTTTCCGGACGCTTATCCAGCATACAGCGCTGCGCGAGCAGGGCGCGACTTTCTGGATCATGCCCAGTGAGGAGGAGATGCACATCAATCTAGCATGGCTCAACAACGAGCAGGGAATACCTGTCACCGAAGATGACTGCTACGTGGCCCCGCACTATCCCGCCCAGGGTGAACTGCACGACGAGACACTTGTGCAGCTCATCGAGCAGCGGAGACCTCGCTTTGTCTTTAACAACATCGGTGGCGGCATCCAGGAGCGCCTCGGCTATGGGCTGCGTCAACAGCTTACCTACCGCCCCGCCATTATCTGCACGGGAGCGGCGATCGCCTTTTTCACCGGACAGCAGGCCAATATCCCCGGCTGGGCCGACAAGCTACACCTGGGCTGGCTGGCGCGCATCGCGGCCGACCCTCGCCGCTACCTCCCTCGCTATCTGGCCGCCGTGAAGTTGGTCCCGCTCTTTTTCCGCTTCGGCAGCCAGAGTCCCCGAACTCGCACCTAA
- a CDS encoding glycosyltransferase family 61 protein yields MISVERHLPVNLIESDRSLFEPHLHTQIPDPGFKHYHDVRANGLGILVKGLTLLPESFPDTLESKEWSWESNRYNQPLTRLKLILRSRQPGRTKALEEPCLWFTDTWSLSYFFWISESLSRLEFSRELIEKGYPVVMPAHFMEVDFVRTSLEMFGVENIVPVSIGHNCLMRDVTIPTRTAGIHHFNPELIRRVGERFRSVAPPPPDGIGEKIHISRRKARMRKFVNQDEVEAMYDRFGYTTVCMEDYSFRDQVGMLSRARALASIHGAGLVNILMMPPGAAVFEMKMRGPLNSSFFNLASACGHPYFYQACEPEKPDVIEQQNNFIADIDQLERNLELIEKSLSRP; encoded by the coding sequence ATGATCTCCGTCGAACGCCATTTACCCGTCAACCTGATCGAGAGCGACCGCTCGTTGTTTGAGCCGCATCTGCATACGCAGATCCCTGACCCCGGCTTCAAGCATTACCACGATGTGCGCGCAAACGGGCTAGGCATTCTGGTCAAAGGCCTCACACTGCTGCCCGAGAGTTTTCCCGACACGCTCGAGTCTAAGGAGTGGAGCTGGGAGTCCAACCGCTACAATCAACCGCTAACACGGCTGAAGCTGATTCTCCGCAGCCGCCAGCCCGGCCGGACAAAAGCGCTCGAAGAGCCCTGCCTGTGGTTCACCGACACATGGTCGCTGTCCTACTTTTTCTGGATCAGCGAATCCCTGTCCCGACTGGAGTTTTCACGCGAGTTGATCGAGAAAGGATACCCTGTCGTCATGCCCGCACATTTCATGGAGGTTGATTTTGTTCGCACCTCACTGGAGATGTTCGGTGTAGAAAATATCGTCCCCGTCTCCATCGGCCACAACTGCCTCATGCGGGATGTCACCATCCCCACTCGCACGGCTGGCATTCACCACTTTAACCCCGAGCTCATTCGCCGCGTAGGTGAGCGCTTTCGTTCCGTTGCCCCGCCTCCTCCGGATGGTATCGGAGAAAAAATACACATCAGCCGTCGCAAAGCCCGCATGCGCAAGTTTGTCAATCAGGACGAGGTCGAGGCCATGTACGATCGCTTTGGCTACACCACGGTCTGCATGGAGGACTACAGCTTCCGTGATCAAGTCGGCATGCTTAGCCGTGCGCGTGCGCTGGCATCCATCCATGGCGCAGGACTGGTTAATATCCTGATGATGCCACCCGGCGCAGCTGTCTTTGAGATGAAAATGCGCGGCCCCCTCAACAGTAGCTTCTTCAACCTGGCCTCGGCCTGCGGCCATCCCTATTTCTACCAGGCATGCGAGCCGGAAAAGCCCGACGTCATCGAGCAACAGAATAATTTCATAGCCGACATCGACCAGCTCGAGCGCAACC